The Vibrio tubiashii genome includes a window with the following:
- a CDS encoding transcriptional regulator has protein sequence MSVCVAITHGLLAKSTDGTCDYLLLTKVEAAQLVENGQVSLSFFQFDPALYEFFLGHLLLTFIGGHVLGRVIKYLGKK, from the coding sequence GTGTCTGTTTGTGTCGCTATCACTCACGGTTTACTCGCAAAGTCCACTGATGGAACGTGCGATTACCTTTTACTAACCAAGGTGGAAGCGGCTCAACTGGTCGAAAATGGGCAAGTTAGCTTGTCCTTCTTTCAATTTGACCCTGCGCTGTACGAATTCTTTTTAGGTCACTTACTACTGACCTTCATAGGTGGTCACGTTCTGGGTCGCGTCATTAAATATCTAGGTAAAAAATAA
- a CDS encoding replication initiation factor domain-containing protein produces MNKTVIDYVSFSGSPLLLERCKDMAKQRFALEQINEFESQNVVAIAQREQTKIAHFGENLAQVLGCIESEDFANKDLYFAALDKELINADVRIDTDVSFNECYQRLISNIGIDMLDTLCHGEIESFLEVLADEISYEQNEWTLERRGGFSGYRYSAKLLCNGTQAGLVAWGAANFGYYVSFSGKGCEAVNMEALYKALQQMVGAKLTRVDIALDDLQGNVSIEDIKDKYLDGQFITRGTPPSAGEFRGYQSMSPQDRKKCGFVPDAGHTFYVGARENGKVFRAYDKAAQMKCEQYPNWNRFEVQIGNRYRVIPLEVLIDPDPYFAGSYPALASLIDDVEPIAISTTKIKFMTSFENAVKHARVQYGKLVNAMRQLYDDDKQILETLTKGLELNDIPDRINFPVGRDLHLEKTGEIPCH; encoded by the coding sequence ATGAATAAGACTGTCATTGACTACGTGAGCTTCTCCGGTTCGCCTTTACTGCTTGAGCGCTGTAAAGACATGGCGAAACAACGCTTTGCTTTAGAGCAAATCAATGAGTTTGAATCTCAAAATGTGGTTGCGATTGCTCAACGTGAACAAACCAAGATTGCTCACTTTGGGGAAAACCTTGCTCAAGTGCTTGGCTGTATTGAGTCTGAAGACTTTGCTAATAAGGATTTGTACTTTGCGGCTCTGGATAAGGAGCTCATCAATGCCGATGTGCGCATTGATACCGATGTGTCCTTTAATGAATGTTATCAACGTCTTATTAGCAATATCGGCATCGATATGTTGGACACCCTTTGTCATGGCGAAATCGAATCGTTTCTAGAGGTGTTAGCAGACGAAATCAGCTACGAGCAAAACGAATGGACACTTGAACGTCGCGGTGGTTTTTCTGGTTATCGATACTCGGCAAAACTGCTGTGCAATGGCACTCAAGCTGGATTAGTCGCTTGGGGTGCGGCGAACTTCGGTTATTACGTGTCGTTTTCCGGTAAAGGCTGCGAGGCTGTGAACATGGAAGCGCTTTATAAAGCACTACAGCAAATGGTTGGCGCCAAATTGACGCGTGTGGATATTGCCCTTGATGACTTACAGGGTAACGTTTCTATCGAAGACATCAAAGATAAGTACCTTGATGGTCAATTTATTACTCGTGGCACGCCCCCTAGTGCCGGTGAATTTCGTGGCTATCAAAGTATGTCACCACAAGACCGCAAGAAATGCGGCTTTGTACCGGATGCAGGTCATACCTTTTATGTTGGTGCGCGTGAGAACGGCAAGGTATTCCGCGCCTACGATAAAGCCGCGCAGATGAAGTGCGAACAGTATCCCAACTGGAACCGTTTTGAAGTTCAGATTGGCAACCGTTACAGGGTCATTCCTCTTGAGGTGTTAATCGACCCTGACCCGTACTTTGCAGGCTCTTACCCTGCCCTTGCCTCTCTGATTGATGATGTCGAGCCTATCGCTATCTCGACCACCAAAATCAAATTTATGACCTCGTTTGAAAACGCGGTTAAACACGCTCGTGTTCAGTACGGCAAATTGGTCAACGCCATGCGCCAACTGTACGACGACGATAAACAGATACTCGAAACCCTGACTAAGGGACTCGAACTCAACGACATCCCCGACCGGATTAACTTTCCAGTCGGTCGGGACTTACATCTAGAAAAAACTGGAGAAATACCATGCCATTAA
- a CDS encoding regulator, with amino-acid sequence MHKRLELSHAEEWKGFMMHRNYLELPTGQHITPQQLLAGIGLLEINSELEVLTSTRLLKLARALSKLKRI; translated from the coding sequence ATGCACAAAAGACTAGAGCTATCTCATGCTGAAGAATGGAAAGGTTTCATGATGCATAGAAACTATCTAGAGCTTCCAACTGGGCAACACATTACCCCACAACAGCTTCTTGCAGGGATAGGGTTGCTTGAGATTAATTCAGAATTGGAAGTGCTAACGTCGACTCGTCTGCTTAAACTAGCCAGAGCATTGAGCAAATTAAAAAGGATTTAA
- a CDS encoding zonular occludens toxin domain-containing protein yields MAVYFRHGSNGAYKSAYVVWFEIVPALRAGRVVVTNIEGLKPLESLERILGEKFPVSARLIRIFSRKMQGIELWQNWFNWMPVNSLVVIDECQDIFAPEVGFKREKSLKRPLEDFLEHLPDGHADLFYERWTMADTSNLDEGDTDDTGETQLDDQGRLLYPDNFYGAFMRHRKYQWDVILLTPDYTSIPKWMQGCATDAFSHTSTDTFFRKRRPRIYNHRPKSTKTAPSTKQDLAACTNKKIPVDVFALYQSTGTGGFNESKADITILKSPKFIAVVVIGLLALGNFVREAYALYSSNSDDTTEAVSEEVSASSSSGENGSRVSVDENQGNTKSSVSVASGNGSAQSNFEVVIDSVNPFYQYFPVFNNAESVYLTSVLKVRDHDEFTSFDYRFRIDKQEGSYYISSTVLRRYGYQFEVIDDCLIQVELENTLRMLTCPPIQQVTASSDEALSERADDLEQIDIFKLTDNDKEA; encoded by the coding sequence ATGGCAGTTTATTTTCGACATGGCTCTAACGGGGCGTATAAATCCGCCTATGTGGTTTGGTTTGAGATTGTGCCAGCTCTTCGTGCTGGTCGTGTAGTGGTCACGAATATTGAGGGGCTTAAACCTCTTGAATCTCTTGAGAGAATTCTCGGTGAAAAGTTTCCTGTCAGTGCGCGGCTTATCCGGATATTCAGTCGTAAGATGCAAGGCATTGAACTTTGGCAAAACTGGTTTAACTGGATGCCTGTTAACTCTCTGGTTGTGATAGATGAATGTCAGGATATCTTTGCGCCTGAAGTGGGCTTTAAACGTGAGAAGTCGTTAAAACGTCCCTTAGAGGATTTTTTAGAGCATCTTCCAGATGGTCATGCTGATTTGTTTTACGAACGTTGGACAATGGCAGATACGTCCAATCTGGATGAAGGTGATACGGATGATACTGGCGAGACGCAACTCGATGACCAGGGGCGCTTATTGTATCCCGATAATTTCTACGGGGCGTTTATGCGTCACCGTAAATATCAATGGGATGTCATTCTACTGACACCGGATTACACCTCGATACCCAAGTGGATGCAAGGCTGTGCGACCGATGCATTTTCTCACACCTCGACCGATACGTTTTTCCGTAAGCGTCGCCCACGTATCTACAACCACCGCCCCAAATCAACCAAGACGGCTCCTAGTACGAAACAGGACTTAGCAGCTTGTACGAATAAAAAGATTCCTGTTGATGTATTTGCTCTTTATCAATCGACGGGTACAGGTGGATTCAACGAATCAAAAGCAGATATCACGATCTTAAAATCACCTAAGTTTATCGCGGTGGTTGTTATTGGCCTGTTGGCTCTAGGTAATTTTGTAAGGGAAGCGTATGCGTTATATAGCAGCAATTCTGATGATACGACTGAAGCAGTTAGTGAGGAAGTTAGCGCCAGTTCATCGAGCGGTGAGAATGGCTCTCGCGTATCTGTGGATGAAAACCAAGGCAATACGAAAAGTAGTGTTAGCGTGGCTTCTGGCAATGGTAGTGCTCAAAGTAATTTTGAAGTTGTTATTGATAGTGTGAACCCGTTTTATCAGTACTTTCCGGTATTCAACAATGCGGAGTCAGTGTACCTGACCAGTGTTCTTAAGGTGCGTGACCATGATGAGTTCACCTCCTTTGATTATCGATTCCGTATTGATAAACAAGAAGGCAGTTATTACATCAGTTCTACGGTGTTAAGACGTTATGGTTATCAGTTTGAGGTTATCGACGATTGCTTAATCCAAGTGGAGTTAGAAAACACATTACGTATGCTGACGTGTCCACCGATTCAACAAGTGACTGCATCAAGTGATGAGGCGCTGTCAGAACGAGCTGATGACCTTGAGCAAATCGATATATTCAAACTAACAGATAATGATAAGGAAGCGTAA
- a CDS encoding DUF2523 family protein, translating into MDYIYTVIEFLAGIGSDVKHFLFSIPDMIMNVFAYAWLWLIKLYLYLELSMIKLAFKVATMLLKDYEVYTVLNGAFNQLSPDLRHVCYAIGIVDAIRIIIDAAATAFVLRVMGW; encoded by the coding sequence ATGGATTATATCTATACAGTGATTGAGTTCTTAGCAGGTATAGGGAGTGATGTTAAGCACTTCTTGTTTTCTATTCCTGACATGATCATGAATGTTTTTGCTTACGCTTGGTTGTGGTTGATTAAGCTCTATCTTTATCTTGAGCTATCAATGATTAAGCTTGCGTTCAAAGTGGCAACGATGCTGCTCAAAGATTACGAAGTGTATACGGTGCTTAATGGGGCGTTTAATCAACTGTCTCCAGATTTGCGTCATGTGTGTTATGCCATTGGCATTGTCGATGCAATTCGCATCATTATCGATGCGGCTGCTACGGCGTTCGTGCTTCGTGTTATGGGGTGGTAA
- a CDS encoding transcriptional regulator, whose protein sequence is MSICVAIVKGVITQSTVNDCELMVLSKDEVTQLVNSQFDYSLFQFDQSLYQLLLGQFLVTFIVGHVLGRVIKYLGKK, encoded by the coding sequence ATGTCTATTTGTGTCGCAATCGTCAAAGGGGTTATCACTCAATCTACGGTCAATGATTGTGAATTGATGGTGCTCTCTAAGGACGAGGTGACTCAACTGGTGAATAGTCAGTTTGATTATTCATTGTTTCAGTTTGACCAGTCTCTGTACCAACTGCTGTTAGGTCAGTTTCTGGTTACGTTCATCGTCGGTCATGTACTTGGCCGCGTTATTAAATATCTCGGAAAAAAATAG
- a CDS encoding replication initiation factor domain-containing protein has protein sequence MNKTVIDYVSFSGSPLLLERCKDMAKQRFALEQINEFESQNVVAIAQREKTKIAHFGENLAQVLGCIESEDFANKDLYFAALDKELINADVRIDTDVSFNECYQRLISNIGIDMLDTLCHGEIESFLEVLADEISYEQNEWTLERRGGFSGYRYSAKLLCNGTQAGLVAWGAANFGYYVSFSGKGCEAINMEALHKALKQMVGAKLTRVDIALDDLQGNVSIEDIKDKYLDGQFITRGTPPSAGEFRGYQSMSPQDRKKCGFVPDAGHTFYVGARENGKVFRAYDKAAQMKCEQYPNWNRFEVQIGNRYRVIPLDILVDPDPYFAGSYPALASLIDDVEPIAISTTKIKFMTSFENAVKHARVQYGKLVNAMRQLYRRR, from the coding sequence ATGAATAAGACCGTGATTGACTACGTGAGTTTTTCTGGCTCACCTCTCCTACTTGAGCGCTGTAAAGACATGGCGAAACAACGCTTTGCACTAGAGCAAATCAATGAGTTTGAGTCTCAAAACGTCGTCGCTATTGCTCAACGTGAGAAAACCAAGATTGCTCATTTTGGGGAAAACCTTGCTCAGGTGCTTGGCTGTATCGAGTCTGAGGACTTTGCTAATAAGGATTTGTACTTTGCGGCTCTGGATAAGGAGCTTATCAATGCGGATGTACGCATAGATACCGATGTGTCTTTTAACGAATGTTATCAACGTCTTATTAGCAATATCGGCATCGATATGCTGGACACGCTTTGTCATGGCGAAATCGAATCGTTTCTAGAGGTGTTGGCTGACGAAATCAGCTACGAGCAAAACGAATGGACACTTGAACGTCGAGGTGGTTTTTCAGGATACCGTTATTCTGCAAAGCTTCTTTGCAATGGCACACAAGCTGGATTAGTCGCTTGGGGTGCAGCTAACTTCGGTTACTACGTGTCGTTTTCTGGTAAAGGCTGCGAAGCCATTAACATGGAAGCCCTGCACAAGGCACTAAAGCAAATGGTTGGTGCAAAACTGACTCGGGTGGATATTGCCCTTGATGACTTACAGGGTAACGTTTCTATCGAAGACATCAAAGATAAGTACCTTGATGGTCAATTTATTACTCGTGGCACGCCCCCTAGTGCCGGAGAATTTCGTGGCTATCAAAGTATGTCACCACAAGACCGTAAGAAATGCGGCTTTGTACCGGATGCAGGTCATACCTTTTATGTCGGTGCGCGTGAGAACGGCAAAGTGTTCCGCGCCTATGATAAAGCCGCGCAAATGAAATGCGAACAGTATCCCAACTGGAACCGCTTCGAAGTTCAGATTGGCAATCGCTATCGAGTCATACCTTTAGATATTCTGGTTGACCCTGACCCGTACTTTGCAGGTTCGTACCCTGCCCTTGCCTCTCTGATTGATGATGTCGAGCCTATCGCTATCTCGACCACCAAAATCAAATTTATGACCTCGTTTGAAAACGCGGTTAAACACGCTCGCGTCCAGTACGGCAAATTGGTCAACGCCATGCGCCAACTGTATCGACGACGATAA
- a CDS encoding 3'-5' exonuclease, with protein sequence MKMIKLDNAVILDTETTGLDSNARIVEISIICASTGDVLVNQLVNPLCEIPNEAYQVHGIGHADVADKPTFDTVWNDIKSFLFDREVIIYNFDYDYRLIAQSLSDFDYPLLNLSHMIKGQCAMEWYAEFFGDWNDYHGNYKWQSLVNACQQQGIETAGLVAHRALGDCEMTRRLITVVNKQIEANQ encoded by the coding sequence ATGAAAATGATTAAATTGGATAACGCTGTGATTCTAGATACTGAGACGACGGGTCTGGATTCTAATGCGCGTATTGTTGAAATCTCGATTATTTGTGCATCTACGGGCGACGTATTGGTTAATCAATTGGTTAACCCACTGTGTGAAATTCCAAACGAAGCATATCAAGTTCACGGTATTGGTCATGCTGATGTAGCTGATAAGCCAACCTTCGATACTGTCTGGAATGACATCAAATCCTTTCTTTTTGACCGTGAAGTTATCATCTACAACTTTGATTATGACTACCGCTTAATCGCTCAATCTCTCTCTGATTTTGATTATCCGCTATTGAATCTCTCGCACATGATAAAGGGTCAATGTGCAATGGAATGGTACGCCGAGTTCTTTGGTGATTGGAATGATTATCACGGTAACTACAAATGGCAATCATTGGTCAATGCCTGTCAGCAACAAGGTATTGAAACCGCGGGATTAGTGGCACACCGTGCGTTGGGTGATTGCGAAATGACTCGTCGCCTTATCACTGTAGTGAACAAGCAGATTGAGGCGAACCAATGA
- a CDS encoding DUF3693 domain-containing protein, which produces MYINELLDTYKEKKRYIQDKQIAHDLGISRQKMSAIRKGERYLTENEALFIAEQIGMDKEMVLVYLAADKAKTYEAQTLWNSIAKKFNGLGLSSISMICGTLVLTKLEAAKFALCTLC; this is translated from the coding sequence ATGTATATAAACGAACTGCTAGACACGTACAAAGAGAAGAAAAGATATATACAAGATAAGCAAATCGCCCATGATTTAGGGATAAGCCGCCAAAAGATGTCAGCAATAAGAAAAGGCGAACGCTATCTAACTGAAAATGAAGCGCTTTTTATAGCTGAACAAATCGGCATGGATAAAGAAATGGTATTAGTGTATTTAGCCGCAGATAAAGCAAAAACCTACGAGGCGCAAACACTATGGAATAGCATTGCAAAAAAGTTTAACGGGCTAGGTTTATCAAGTATTTCAATGATTTGCGGAACTTTAGTTTTAACTAAATTAGAAGCTGCTAAGTTCGCATTATGTACGTTATGTTAA
- the yciH gene encoding stress response translation initiation inhibitor YciH codes for MTLVYSTDVGRIKPEEEKPQREKGDGIVRIQRQTKGRKGKGVSIVTGLDLDDAPLKLLAAELKKVCGCGGSVKDGTIEIQGDARDKIKAHLEKKGHTVKLAGG; via the coding sequence ATGACTCTTGTATATAGCACTGACGTAGGTCGCATCAAACCTGAAGAAGAAAAGCCTCAACGCGAAAAAGGCGATGGCATTGTACGTATTCAACGCCAAACTAAAGGACGCAAAGGTAAAGGCGTTTCTATCGTTACTGGGCTCGATTTAGATGATGCGCCACTTAAACTATTAGCCGCAGAACTTAAAAAAGTTTGTGGCTGCGGTGGCTCAGTCAAAGACGGCACAATTGAAATTCAAGGTGATGCACGTGACAAGATCAAAGCGCACCTTGAAAAGAAAGGCCACACAGTAAAACTCGCTGGCGGCTAA
- a CDS encoding DUF3319 domain-containing protein yields the protein MAAATYRGFTLKSAGNSTEVWQVQIKQHVLSGSMAAVKKSIDWFCDTATIIDPKEFNSLANKKKADGQPAQENFHGFTIKNDTGEANTWYCFFNGRLIKGGKLAIQKHIEAYLVAKQKAEQQQKK from the coding sequence ATGGCTGCTGCAACTTACCGAGGTTTCACCCTCAAATCTGCTGGAAATTCGACTGAAGTTTGGCAAGTACAAATCAAACAACACGTGTTGTCAGGAAGTATGGCAGCCGTGAAGAAGAGCATCGATTGGTTTTGTGATACGGCAACAATCATTGATCCTAAAGAATTCAACTCTCTGGCAAACAAAAAGAAAGCGGATGGACAACCCGCACAAGAGAATTTTCATGGCTTCACCATCAAAAATGACACAGGAGAAGCCAACACTTGGTACTGCTTCTTTAATGGCAGGCTAATCAAAGGCGGAAAGCTTGCTATTCAGAAGCACATAGAGGCATACTTGGTCGCTAAGCAAAAAGCTGAACAGCAACAGAAGAAGTAA